One Plasmodium cynomolgi strain B DNA, chromosome 12, whole genome shotgun sequence genomic region harbors:
- a CDS encoding nucleoside-diphosphatase mig-23 (putative), producing MKNGRGAPKQPFRLLALVCAMIMCLGISATGRQTTDGNHLYKSVVIDAGSTGTRVHIYNYKIVDEEKGINIHIPSISYRTTPGFVYLLNNYFANDEKVPFYEYFKNIKEFLYEHVKVKERSSTPIIIRASGGFRLLSIPESEKYINFNAMKTYLHYIIHQHNGEEQVEGGKVLTGGEKNSRVVVDSQKNENHKTKFIPVACFPKNFKFYVNNLYETSIEEELHEYDGKMEMSEDDYVAVGTGNIDLCRSQIQTILNYAQIDDLPFKMKRFIKLYGIENFHHFAIDILNLPESFDPIPLNSNMYLEKAKEICPLTIDEIVKVVRPDANIEKAQTSCFGLIFLYEFMRYILKIDEPITFQSTNYEELKSRSIHR from the exons atgaaaaatggaagaggTGCCCCCAAACAGCCGTTTCGACTCCTAGCGCTGGTGTGCGCGATGATAATGTGCCTAGGGATAAGCGCGACGGGGAGGCAGACCACAGATGGAAATCACCTGTACAAGTCAGTCGTCATTGACGCAGGGTCCACGGGAACGAGGGTCCACATATACAACTACAAAATCgtggatgaagaaaaaggaatcaaCATACACATCCCATCGATCAGTTACAGAACTACTCCAGGGTTTGTGTACCTCCTAAATAATTACTTTGCAAATGATGAGAAAGTACCCTTTTAtgagtattttaaaaatataaaagaatttcTGTATGAACATGTTAAGGTAAAAGAAAGGTCAAGCACACCCATCATCATTCGAGCGTCAGGAGGATTCAGACTGCTTAGCATACCCGAGTcggaaaaatacataaatttt AATGCCATGAAGACCTACCTgcattatattatacatcAGCATAACGGGGAAGAGCAGGTGGAAGGTGGTAAGGTCCTAACcggaggagagaaaaactCCCGAGTTGTTGTAGATTCACAGAAGAATGAGAATCATAAAACTAAATTTATTCCAGTTGCATGCTTCCCAAagaatttcaaattttatgtcAATAATTTATACGAGACATCTATTGAGGAGGAGCTACACGAGTACGATGGGAAGATGGAGATGAGTGAAGACGACTACGTCGCCGTGGGCACCGGGAACATCGACTTATGCAGGTCTCAAATACAGACCATCCTCAACTACGCGCAGATTGACGACCTTCCATTTAAGATGAAGCGGTTCATAAAGCTCTACGGTATTGAGAACTTCCACCACTTTGCCATC GACATTCTGAACCTCCCAGAAAGCTTCGACCCCATTCCGCTAAACTCAAATATGTACTTGGAAAAGGCGAAGGAGATATGCCCCCTAACCATTGACGAAATTGTGAAGGTGGTGCGGCCCGACGCGAACATCGAGAAGGCGCAGACATCCTGTTTCGG GCTGATATTCCTGTACGAGTTCATGCGGTACATCTTGAAGATTGACGAGCCCATAACGTTCCAATCGACCAACTAC